The genomic window TTTCTACATCTGTGCGTGGGCGTATTTTAACCCGTGCGCAGTTGCTCACAAATCTTATCGCCATGGTTATAGGGGAGTTAGATAGATAACCTCAAGGTCTCTACGCCTACCGTTTCTCAGAATTATTCACCTCGGAAATCTGTGAATaggacatttatttttatacggCTGACACGCCTCTAAACCTATGATTCAAAAGATTATTCATCACTATCTTTCAGTAAATAATATGTTCCCCAAAACATACATTCAAAAGTGTGTATAAGTAGGGCTTTTTTCCACCTCAGATACCAAACATTACTGACAATCAAACCGGACACTTCGTTGTAAATGATTGTTTTGTTAGTTTTTATTACATGAGAAATAAAATATACACATCGAAGTCAAACTACAGTGCAGGGTATTCGCTACTGGGATTAAATTCCAATTCTTTCAGAGCAAATGTTTAACTGGCAAAACAAACACTGAACACACCCTATGAACACAGGCCTTTCTAAGCAACGTTTACAAATAAAAGGCGTGAATCGATCAATCTAAATTCTTATAAATCTGTGGTCGTGTCTCAAGTGATGGTACTGAATCACCACACCATCACGGGTGTCTAACTGCACGTTTCACATTTCACTGTTTCCTGTAAGTCTAAAACATGCAACTCATCCTGTACATCCTGAATATTCAACTCATAACACTAAATATGAAAAACAATCCCAGAACCGTTAATTTTTGAAACCCAAAAGCAAAGCATTTCATATAAAAGTCAGTGTAGTGGTTTCTCAAACCTGGATGTTAGCAACCACATCACTTCTACAAATCTATCTTCTGTTAAAATGGCCTCGAAAGGTATCCAGACAATGAAGTCAGTTATGGCAGTAGCTACCTTAAAATCATCCCGGGGGATCAAGTCACTCATTTAACCCTGTTCTGGCAGGTATCACATGTTCAAACCTCAAAGACCAACCATCCATGACTATGTAGGCTGGTttggggtgaaggagagggtgggggaggtggagggtgatggaggtgagggtggaggtggagggtgaagGCATGTGTAGACGTGTGTAAAACTGCACTgtgtttaaatgtataaaagcatATCTGAATGCTTCAAATGTTGTACTGCGTGTCAGTTGCTTTAGGAAAtgaaaggaggaaagaggatgGGAAGGATAGattgagaaggaggagagaagggggaggaggagaaggagggggaggaggaggaagtcgaagaggagaaggaggaagtcgaagaggagaaggaggagggggaggaggagaagggggaggaggtcgaagaggagaaggaggagaaggtctGGAGCATGGAGATAGACCTCTGGAGCTTCCTTCAACATTTTAACTTTGGCGTCCGAAGTCAGgagcgggggtgagggggacaggggtgagggtgagatcAGGCGTAGAGGGGCTGGTAGCCACTCCTCCTTCCAGACTTGCAGTTGATGACACACACGCTGAGCATCCCGAAGAACTGGAACAGAACAGAGACACAGGTTAGACTCTCTNNNNNNNNNNNNNNNNNNNNNNNNNNNNNNNNNNNNNNNNNNNNNNNNNNNNNNNNNNNNNNNNNNNNNNNNNNNNNNNNNNNNNNNNNNNNNNNNNNNNNNNNNNNNNNNNNNNNNNNNNNNNNNNNNNNNNNNNNNNNNNNNNNNNNNNNNNNNNNNNNNNNNNNNNNNNNNNNNNNNNNNNNNNNNNNNNNNNNNNNATGACCAGCATGGCGTAGCTCAACACATCCTGCATCAGCAGCACCAGCTTGGTCTCGcagccctgaacacacacacacacacacacacacacacacacacacacacacacacacacacacacacacacacacacacacacacacacacacacacacacacacacacacacacacaacccttcaGGTCAGTAAGGGGACAAGTGTAGCTAAGCGGTGCTTCAAACACTGTAGTGGGTGTGTCCAGCTTCTTGGTGGAATGAAGGAAAGGAAGAAGATGGGGGGATCGgagtgggaaggaggaggaggagtgggaggaggaggtggaggaggtggaggagtgggaggaggaggtggaggagtgggaggaggaggtggaggagtgggaggaggaggtggaggagtgggaggaggaggtggaggagtgggagtaggaggagtgggaggaggaggtggaggaggaggagtgggaggaggaggtggtggaggaggtggaggagtgggaggaggaggtggaggagtgggagtaggaggagtgggaggaggtggagtagtgggaggaggaggtggaggagtgggaggaggaggtggaggagtgggaggaggaggtggagaaggaggaggtggaggagtgggaggaggaggtggaggaggaggtggaggagtgggaggaggaggtggaggagtgggaggaggtggtggaggaggtggaggagtgggagtaggaggagtgggaggaggaggtggagtagtgggaggaggaggagtgggaggaggaggtggagtagtgggaggaggaggtggaggaggtggaggagtgggaggaggaggtggaggagtgggaggaggaggagtgggagtaggaggagtgggaggaggaggtggagtagtgggaggaggaggtggaggaggtggagtagtgggaggaggaggtggaggaggtggaggagtgggaggaggaggtggaggagtgggaggaggaggagtgggaggaggaggtggaggaggaggtggaggagtgggaggaggaggtggtggaggagtaggaggagtgggaggaggaggtggagtagtgggaggaggaggtggaggaggtggaggagtgggaggaggaggtggaggagtggaagtaggaggagtgggaggaggaggtggagtagtgggaggaggaggtggaggagtgggaggaggaggtggaggagtgggagtaggaggagtgggaggaggaggtggagtagtgggaggaggaggtggaggagtgggaggaggaggtggaggaggaggtggagtagtgggaggaggaggtggaggaggaggtggagtagtgggaggaggaggtggagaaggaggaggtggaggagtgggaggaggaggtggaggagtgggaggaggaggtggagtagtgggaagaggaggtggagaaggaggaggtggaggagtgggaggaggaggtggaggaggagcagggaaggCAGGTGATACTGGACTCTGGAAAAGTTAAGCCAGATAATGTCCAGTTGGGTTCAGTGCAACTGAGAGCAGCTTCCTGTCTAAAAAGGAAGTGATTTCCATACCTGAGTATTGAGAAGCGTGGGCTGATCCAGCCTGCCAGTGCATTCTGTTGAGTTGGCTTTGCAGCAGGAAACAGGAACTGAGTTGTTGTGGCCCATGAACCAGGGAGTTGAAGTCCAGTTGGTGTATGTCTGCACCCCACAGCACTGCAACTGTAAGCACAGAAGAGGACAGACTGTTGGACTGGTTTATAATGGaggtggggatgagaggaggggagagaggagggggggaggggaggagaggagagagaagaacagaaagagaaggagagagaaggagaggagagagaaaaagaagaggaggagagaagaggagaagagaggagaggaggaggagagaagaggagaagagaggaggaggagagaagaggagaagagaggaggaggagagaggaggaggagagaggaggaggagagagatgtctgGCCCCAGGTCTCACCTGGTTCTGCAGGTAATCCACAGCTCTGGTATCAGAGTTGTTCCCGTCGTACTTCATGAACACGTTGTTCATCGAGAGCTCCAGGTCTCCCTTGATCTGCACGCAGAGAGGGGTATGGGGTTAGGGGAGGTCTAGGTCTAGGGTAGGTGTATGTGGTAAGGTGTGGTAGGGTAGGTGCAGGTTGGGTCCAGAGGGGGGCGCCACTCACCCTGCTCTGGTAGAGGAAGCCCAGAGCCATAGCTGCCACCTCTGCTGCAAACACCACCAGGATGACCAGGAAGAACTGTggatcagagagaggagagagagagagggggatatacacagacagagagaggagagagagagagggggatatacacagacagagagaggagagagagagagggggatatacacagacagagagaggagagagagagagggggatatacacagacagagagaggagagagagagagggggatatacacagacagagagag from Osmerus eperlanus chromosome 28, fOsmEpe2.1, whole genome shotgun sequence includes these protein-coding regions:
- the tspan36 gene encoding tetraspanin 36 gives rise to the protein MDCGIITSKSVLLLLSLIFWAAGGALAYVGSYVIRSYNNFDHFLEDRFTLIPAIIIIGVGVVMFAIGLVGCCATLRESKVGLGFFFLVILVVFAAEVAAMALGFLYQSRIKGDLELSMNNVFMKYDGNNSDTRAVDYLQNQLQCCGVQTYTNWTSTPWFMGHNNSVPVSCCKANSTECTGRLDQPTLLNTQGCETKLVLLMQDVLSYAMLSLTCVSVLFQFFGMLSVCVINCKSGRRSGYQPLYA